A section of the Ornithinimicrobium sufpigmenti genome encodes:
- a CDS encoding inorganic diphosphatase, whose amino-acid sequence MQFDVTIEIPQGSRNKYEVDHATGRIRLDRMLFTATRYPADYGYIEDTLGEDGDPLDALVLLDEPTWPGCLVAARPIGMFHMRDEAGGDDKIICVPAEDPRKLAIQDLDDIGTHTRLEIQHFFEVYKDLEPGKSVEGAHWAGKEDAERVYHEAVQRAKDAGLSTARWPLPQHD is encoded by the coding sequence ATGCAGTTCGACGTCACGATCGAGATCCCGCAGGGCAGCCGGAACAAGTATGAGGTGGACCACGCCACCGGTCGCATCCGGCTGGACCGCATGCTGTTCACCGCGACGCGCTACCCCGCGGACTACGGCTACATCGAGGACACCCTGGGCGAGGACGGTGACCCGCTGGACGCGCTGGTGCTGCTCGACGAGCCGACGTGGCCCGGCTGCCTGGTGGCCGCGCGCCCGATCGGGATGTTCCACATGCGCGACGAGGCCGGCGGCGACGACAAGATCATCTGCGTCCCGGCGGAGGACCCGCGCAAGCTGGCCATCCAGGACCTCGACGACATCGGCACCCACACCCGGCTGGAGATCCAGCACTTCTTCGAGGTCTACAAGGACCTGGAGCCGGGCAAGTCGGTCGAGGGCGCGCACTGGGCCGGCAAGGAGGACGCCGAGCGCGTCTACCACGAGGCCGTCCAGCGGGCGAAGGACGCAGGTCTGTCCACCGCGCGCTGGCCGCTGCCGCAGCACGACTGA
- a CDS encoding D-alanyl-D-alanine carboxypeptidase — protein sequence MRYAVTSAVVGALLLGAVQGGGAAASTDAETTEPVVSTHEPAATGTDPAETTTADARPRPNAFLDPLGDVRAAPVPERGPLALQIAEELDSRWLGPSNRRSIAIRDALTGESLADRHSGRPVTPASTTKLLSAAAIVSALDPATTFTTRVVTGERPGEVVLVAGGDMLLADGEGDPEAVAGHAGIGDLAAQTAAALRAGENVADGAASTASAEAGTGGPVTVSLDLSHVSGPHVMPTWSDHWVDEGWTGRIVQLGRAGDRALPYDPSPREPEQEVARVFREALAGQGLDVTGAGGSDGESVRAEVVTAPAAAVELAAVESAALRDVLALASATSDNAMFEQLARQAAVAAGRSPDQESVMAWVRETMTEDLGLDLTGMRIADASGLSDGTLLSMEVVAEVLVAAADGSHPHLQEVLAAGGLPIAGYTGTLGNGMRFHLPVHAPAVGNARAKTGTLPGVTALAGTVVTADGRLLAFAVAADDIESGSAALEAASVLDEIVAELARCGC from the coding sequence ATGAGGTATGCGGTCACCTCCGCCGTCGTCGGCGCCCTCCTGCTCGGGGCCGTCCAGGGGGGTGGGGCGGCCGCCTCGACCGACGCAGAGACGACCGAGCCTGTCGTCTCCACCCATGAGCCGGCAGCCACTGGGACCGACCCCGCGGAGACCACCACGGCCGACGCGCGTCCCCGCCCCAACGCCTTCCTCGACCCGCTCGGGGACGTGCGCGCAGCCCCGGTCCCCGAGCGGGGGCCGCTGGCGCTGCAGATCGCCGAGGAGCTGGACAGCCGTTGGCTGGGCCCCAGCAACCGCCGCAGCATCGCGATCCGCGACGCGCTCACGGGTGAGAGCCTGGCTGACCGGCACTCCGGACGACCGGTGACACCGGCCTCCACCACCAAGCTGCTCTCGGCCGCGGCCATCGTCTCCGCGCTGGACCCGGCCACCACCTTCACCACGCGCGTGGTGACGGGGGAGCGACCGGGAGAGGTCGTCCTCGTGGCCGGCGGTGACATGCTCCTCGCCGACGGCGAGGGTGACCCGGAGGCCGTGGCCGGGCACGCGGGCATCGGCGACCTCGCGGCGCAGACCGCCGCCGCCCTGCGCGCAGGAGAGAACGTTGCCGACGGCGCGGCGAGCACCGCCAGCGCCGAGGCCGGCACCGGCGGTCCGGTCACGGTGAGCCTGGACCTCTCCCACGTGTCCGGCCCGCACGTGATGCCGACCTGGAGCGACCACTGGGTCGACGAGGGCTGGACCGGGCGGATCGTGCAGCTCGGCCGCGCCGGGGACAGGGCACTGCCGTACGACCCCTCCCCGCGCGAGCCGGAGCAGGAGGTGGCCCGCGTCTTCCGTGAGGCGCTGGCCGGGCAGGGTCTCGACGTCACCGGGGCCGGCGGCTCCGACGGCGAGAGCGTGCGTGCCGAGGTGGTGACCGCGCCGGCGGCGGCCGTCGAGCTCGCCGCCGTCGAGTCCGCCGCCCTGCGTGATGTGCTGGCACTGGCGTCCGCCACCAGCGACAACGCGATGTTCGAGCAGCTGGCCCGCCAGGCGGCGGTCGCCGCCGGCCGGAGCCCCGACCAGGAGTCGGTGATGGCCTGGGTCCGGGAGACGATGACCGAGGACCTGGGCCTTGACCTCACCGGGATGCGGATCGCGGACGCCAGCGGGCTCTCCGACGGCACCCTGCTGTCGATGGAGGTGGTGGCCGAGGTGCTCGTCGCGGCTGCGGACGGTTCGCACCCCCACCTGCAGGAGGTGCTGGCCGCTGGCGGTCTGCCCATCGCCGGCTACACCGGGACCCTCGGCAACGGCATGCGCTTCCACCTGCCCGTGCACGCGCCAGCCGTCGGCAACGCCAGGGCCAAGACCGGGACCCTCCCGGGCGTGACGGCGCTCGCCGGCACCGTGGTCACCGCGGACGGCAGGCTGCTGGCCTTCGCCGTCGCGGCCGACGACATCGAGTCCGGCTCGGCCGCCCTGGAGGCGGCGTCCGTGCTCGACGAGATCGTGGCCGAGCTCGCCCGCTGCGGCTGCTGA
- a CDS encoding zinc-dependent metalloprotease, with amino-acid sequence MTEPTPSPTATSTETSVRPEPTDVSGSALVDWDFAGAAASRLAPPGPKADRREITQLVAELRQAGERAVDLVARTARLETPPGAPPALVVDRAGWIRTNAASMGAMLAPVLDDVVARKRAADRERAERAGRTLPDLGSASQAISGKVTGTEVAGILSWVSTKVLGQYDLAPQGTPRLLFVAPNILAAERELKVNPSDFRLWVALHEETHRVQFTAVPWLREHLIAEARSMGSQVLPEPENMGQRMSEIVSRLPGVLRGEEDITQIVATPEQRARLAEVTAVMSLLEGHADVIMDEVGPSVIPSVKEIRRKFTQRRKGAGNVDKMLRRLLGMDAKMRQYHDGAIFVRTVIDAVGFDGFNAVWSSPDTLPRAAEIPDPQAWVDRVHG; translated from the coding sequence ATGACCGAACCCACGCCGAGCCCCACCGCGACCTCCACGGAGACCTCCGTCCGCCCCGAGCCCACGGACGTGTCCGGCAGCGCGCTGGTCGACTGGGACTTCGCCGGGGCCGCGGCCAGCCGGCTGGCCCCTCCCGGACCCAAGGCGGACCGTCGGGAGATCACCCAGCTCGTGGCGGAGCTGCGGCAGGCGGGGGAGCGTGCGGTGGACCTGGTGGCTCGGACCGCACGCCTGGAGACTCCGCCCGGGGCGCCACCGGCGCTGGTGGTGGACCGGGCCGGGTGGATCCGGACCAACGCTGCGTCGATGGGAGCCATGCTCGCCCCGGTCCTGGACGACGTGGTGGCGCGCAAGCGGGCGGCTGACCGGGAGAGGGCCGAGCGGGCCGGTCGCACGCTGCCCGACCTGGGCTCCGCCTCGCAGGCCATCTCGGGCAAGGTCACCGGCACCGAGGTGGCTGGGATCCTGTCCTGGGTCTCGACCAAGGTGCTGGGGCAGTACGACCTCGCGCCGCAGGGGACGCCCCGGCTGCTGTTCGTCGCGCCGAACATCCTGGCGGCCGAGCGCGAGCTCAAGGTGAACCCGTCGGACTTCCGGCTGTGGGTCGCGCTGCACGAGGAGACCCACCGGGTGCAGTTCACCGCGGTGCCGTGGCTGCGTGAGCACCTGATCGCCGAGGCGCGCTCGATGGGCAGCCAGGTGCTGCCCGAGCCGGAGAACATGGGTCAGCGGATGAGCGAGATCGTCAGCAGGCTGCCCGGCGTCCTGCGGGGCGAGGAGGACATCACCCAGATCGTCGCCACGCCGGAGCAGCGGGCCCGGCTGGCCGAGGTCACCGCGGTGATGTCGCTGCTGGAGGGCCACGCCGACGTGATCATGGACGAGGTCGGGCCCAGCGTGATCCCCAGCGTCAAGGAGATCCGCCGCAAGTTCACCCAGCGTCGCAAGGGCGCGGGGAACGTCGACAAGATGCTGCGCCGGCTGCTGGGGATGGACGCCAAGATGCGGCAGTACCACGACGGTGCCATCTTCGTCCGCACGGTCATCGACGCCGTGGGCTTCGACGGCTTCAACGCGGTCTGGAGCTCCCCCGACACCCTGCCCCGTGCTGCCGAGATCCCCGACCCCCAGGCCTGGGTCGACCGCGTCCACGGCTGA
- a CDS encoding tRNA lysidine(34) synthetase, with the protein MPGPPPATAACRVAVRRWLAQESFPARALVVVGCSGGADSLALLTAAAFVVPRAGLRVGAVIVDHGLQVGSSEVADSAAAVARRLLPEEGPVEVVGVQVEQTGAGPEADARRARYAALRTTADRLGASAVLLGHTLDDQAEQVLLGLARGSGSRALAGMPASRVLSDSSACSVGASDVSGGGFSRVLSGPMTCSVGDEGGTDGEGGDEGEGKAEGEGGDEDLGGVVLGRPLLGVSRAQTRAACAELGLTPWEDPHNEEPRFARVRARRALAQLEEDLGPGLAANLARTASLLRDDVMALDEAAEAAYRELGDQPWQVGRLAALPRAVRTRLWRRLALAAGSPGTDLTSAHLLAVDGLVTAWRGQGPLPLPGGVRAWRQGDRVRLERPT; encoded by the coding sequence ATGCCCGGCCCACCGCCTGCGACCGCCGCCTGCCGTGTGGCCGTGCGGCGGTGGCTGGCCCAGGAGTCGTTCCCGGCAAGGGCGCTGGTCGTCGTGGGCTGCTCCGGCGGGGCGGACTCCCTCGCCCTCCTCACCGCGGCCGCTTTCGTGGTCCCTCGGGCCGGGCTACGCGTCGGCGCCGTCATCGTCGACCACGGCCTGCAGGTGGGCTCGAGCGAGGTCGCGGACTCCGCCGCCGCCGTCGCCCGCAGGCTGCTCCCCGAAGAGGGGCCGGTGGAGGTGGTGGGCGTGCAGGTCGAGCAGACCGGCGCCGGGCCCGAGGCGGACGCACGGCGGGCGAGGTATGCCGCGCTCCGCACCACCGCGGACCGGCTGGGCGCCTCAGCTGTGCTCCTGGGCCACACCCTCGACGACCAGGCCGAGCAGGTTCTGCTGGGACTTGCGCGAGGATCCGGCTCGCGGGCGTTGGCGGGAATGCCCGCATCGCGTGTTCTGTCGGACTCCTCGGCGTGCTCTGTCGGGGCTTCTGACGTGTCCGGTGGCGGCTTTTCGCGTGTTCTGTCGGGACCTATGACGTGTTCTGTCGGGGATGAGGGCGGGACAGATGGTGAGGGCGGGGATGAGGGTGAGGGCAAAGCAGAGGGTGAGGGCGGGGACGAGGACTTGGGCGGGGTGGTGCTGGGGCGGCCGCTGCTGGGGGTGAGCAGGGCGCAGACGCGGGCGGCGTGCGCGGAGCTGGGGCTCACCCCGTGGGAGGACCCGCACAACGAGGAGCCCAGGTTCGCCCGGGTCCGGGCCCGGCGGGCGCTGGCGCAGCTGGAGGAGGACCTCGGCCCGGGTCTGGCGGCCAACCTGGCCCGCACCGCTTCGCTGCTGCGGGACGACGTCATGGCGCTGGACGAGGCCGCCGAGGCGGCATACCGGGAGCTGGGTGACCAGCCGTGGCAGGTGGGCCGGCTGGCCGCCCTGCCCCGCGCCGTGCGCACCCGGCTGTGGCGACGCCTGGCGCTGGCAGCCGGGAGCCCCGGCACCGACCTGACCAGCGCGCACCTGCTCGCGGTCGACGGCCTGGTCACCGCCTGGCGGGGACAGGGACCGCTGCCCCTGCCGGGCGGGGTCCGGGCCTGGCGCCAGGGGGACCGGGTACGGCTGGAGCGGCCGACGTAG
- the hpt gene encoding hypoxanthine phosphoribosyltransferase has translation MDAEHMGDDLATVMFTEEQIQHRLRELAEQVWTDYHDKDVLLIGVLKGAVMVMADFMRALPGSAEMDWMAVSSYGSGTKSSGVVRILKDLDTDITDRHVLIVEDIIDSGLTLSWISANLRSRGPASLEIVTLLRKPEAAKVEIDVRYVGFDIADEFVVGYGLDYAEKYRNLRVIGTLAPHVYS, from the coding sequence GTGGACGCCGAACACATGGGAGACGACCTTGCCACGGTGATGTTCACCGAGGAGCAGATCCAGCACCGCCTGCGCGAGCTCGCGGAGCAGGTCTGGACCGACTACCACGACAAGGACGTCCTGCTCATCGGTGTGCTCAAGGGGGCGGTGATGGTCATGGCCGACTTCATGCGCGCCCTGCCCGGCAGCGCGGAGATGGACTGGATGGCGGTGTCCAGCTACGGCTCGGGCACCAAGAGCAGCGGCGTGGTCCGCATCCTCAAGGACCTCGACACCGACATCACCGACCGGCACGTGCTCATCGTCGAGGACATCATCGACTCGGGCCTGACCCTGTCCTGGATCAGCGCCAACCTGCGCTCGCGGGGGCCGGCCTCCCTGGAGATCGTCACCCTGCTGCGCAAGCCGGAGGCGGCCAAGGTCGAGATCGACGTGCGCTACGTCGGGTTCGACATCGCCGACGAGTTCGTGGTGGGCTACGGGCTGGACTATGCCGAGAAGTACCGCAACCTACGGGTGATCGGCACCCTCGCCCCGCACGTGTACTCGTGA